A single Leptidea sinapis chromosome 2, ilLepSina1.1, whole genome shotgun sequence DNA region contains:
- the LOC126972668 gene encoding piggyBac transposable element-derived protein 4-like: protein MTSSTGGRRILKARRSLPLQGEKIALMLVDSGSDADMDSTDEEDEEQLRQRGARLRHCMKDRTAGNVEKDVRYEYDDELAVEDVVVEGDESMTGEAKEIVTEDVNEMGGQNDLVPKVSMVFNWTDNFSSFTGQKETYQRNPGPAFSSNDPTEIFLKIWDEDVMGLIAAETNKYARQHIEQYTGPANSAAVPKYLEQWSDVTIQVLYQLFAVFIFMSLTPRVRLQDYWERSVIEMPRFTQIMCRNTFTLITKFLHFVSDIDSSVHGCARNICKVAPVLNHCNKKFSELYIPTQHICLDDSLLLWKGRLSRRPCIRSKADRFGIKSIDLCESATGYLLKTKFYTSKEMSLHPDPFHGFTNTTSKVVLELMDGYLDFGHILVMDNWFNQIPLTRYLKSRCTDVLGQINLTRKNIPQVMKDLKQSHVARGTCIASHCGDIALVTWSAAKLVTVVSTYHQHQMVPGMRAEESRKKPIAVEEYIHNSGGVALKDRKLSKFLFERNQCHKWYNKIFKRLLNTSILNAYIIYKRNSIHVAYSHRDFRMKVAEGLLARFGRGHRLPALIQNSHNSELRLRPGPHNPVNTEKMPNNQGHKRLYCGMCKARKKRTQVRLMCSLCQVALCVGECWADYHSLDNLTDTPRIRGNKEE from the coding sequence ATGACCTCGTCCACTGGCGGCCGCCGAATTTTGAAGGCTCGTCGCTCGCTGCCTCTTCAAGGTGAGAAAATTGCTTTGATGTTGGTTGATTCTGGCAGCGACGCCGACATGGACTCGACGGACGAAGAGGACGAGGAACAGCTTAGGCAACGTGGCGCCCGCTTACGACATTGTATGAAAGATAGAACGGCAGGTAATGTTGAAAAGGATGTAAGATACGAATATGATGATGAACTGGCTGTGGAAGATGTTGTAGTGGAAGGTGATGAAAGCATGACTGGTGAGGCTAAGGAGATAGTGACAGAGGACGTGAATGAGATGGGGGGGCAAAATGACCTGGTACCGAAAGTTAGTATGGTTTTCAACTGGACTGATAACTTTTCTAGTTTTACCGGACAAAAGGAAACATACCAAAGAAATCCTGGTCCAGCATTCAGTTCAAATGACCCTACCGAGATATTTCTCAAAATTTGGGACGAGGACGTTATGGGTCTCATAGCGGCGGAGACAAATAAATATGCAAGGCAGCATATTGAACAATACACTGGTCCCGCGAATAGTGCGGCTGTTCCAAAGTATTTGGAGCAGTGGTCGGATGTGACGATACAGGTATTGTATCAATTGTTTGCcgtgtttatttttatgtctCTCACTCCTCGTGTCAGACTTCAGGATTATTGGGAGAGGAGCGTAATAGAGATGCCGAGATTCACGCAAATAATGTGCCGCAATACATTTACTTTGATAACAAAGTTCCTGCACTTTGTGAGCGACATAGATAGTTCGGTTCATGGTTGTGCACGAAACATTTGCAAAGTGGCTCCAGTACTTAATCACTGCAATAAGAAGTTTTCGGAATTATACATTCCCACGCAGCACATCTGCCTTGACGATTCCTTGCTACTTTGGAAGGGCCGCCTAAGCAGGCGGCCATGTATAAGGTCGAAAGCTGATCGTTTCGGCATTAAATCTATTGACTTGTGCGAGTCTGCCACCGGCTATTTGCTCAAGACCAAGTTTTACACCAGCAAGGAAATGTCCTTGCATCCAGATCCTTTTCATGGGTTCACAAACACAACTTCCAAGGTTGTATTAGAGCTCATGGATGGGTATCTGGATTTTGGGCATATCTTAGTTATGGATAACTGGTTCAACCAGATACCACTAACAAGATACCTGAAAAGCCGGTGTACAGATGTACTAGGCCAAATAAACCTAACGCGTAAAAATATCCCACAGGTCATGAAAGATTTAAAGCAGAGTCATGTTGCACGTGGGACTTGTATAGCTAGCCACTGCGGTGACATAGCTCTTGTCACGTGGAGTGCCGCGAAGTTAGTCACCGTAGTCTCTACGTACCATCAACATCAAATGGTACCGGGAATGCGAGCTGAGGAAAGCAGGAAAAAGCCAATCGCGGTAGAGGAGTACATCCACAATTCGGGCGGTGTCGCCCTCAAAGATAGGAAACTTTCAAAATTTCTGTTCGAGAGAAATCAATGCCATAAATGGtataataagatatttaaaagGCTGCTTAATACCAGTATTCTAAAtgcatatataatatacaaacgtAATTCAATCCATGTGGCGTACTCACACAGAGATTTCCGCATGAAAGTGGCGGAAGGGTTACTTGCCCGATTTGGCAGAGGTCATAGGTTGCCAGCCTTAATACAAAACTCGCACAACAGTGAACTGCGTCTCCGGCCAGGACCTCATAATCCAGTGAATACTGAGAAAATGCCCAACAACCAGGGGCACAAGAGATTGTATTGCGGCATGTGTAAGGCTCGAAAAAAACGTACCCAGGTCAGGCTTATGTGCAGTCTGTGCCAGGTGGCGTTATGTGTCGGGGAGTGTTGGGCAGATTACCATAGTCTTGATAATCTGACCGACACTCCCCGAATTCGGGGCAACAAAGAAGAATGA